Proteins co-encoded in one Salvia splendens isolate huo1 chromosome 4, SspV2, whole genome shotgun sequence genomic window:
- the LOC121798439 gene encoding trihelix transcription factor ASR3-like isoform X1, with amino-acid sequence MALEQLSLGTVPVDGRQPSGDGAVAGDEGGKTARLPRWTRQEILVLIQGKRVAENRVRRGRASGSAFGSGQIEPKWASISSYCKRHGVNRGPVQCRKRWSNLAGDFKKIKEWESKIKEETESYWVMRNDLRRERKLPGFFDREIYDILDGGGGGEEDVLRLALAPGPVAEAADEEPEALFDSGRSTAADDGLFSDFEQSGQEETGRSSEQNRETPVKDIPAPTPISVAEKQCGSFRQESPGRGRDKEKAGGSEGKNEGGRKRKRYASDGGGESEVHHELVEALEKNGRLLQSQLEAHNTHLELDREQRNVHVNSFITVLSKLADALGRIADKL; translated from the exons ATGGCGCTAGAGCAGTTGAGTTTAGGCACGGTGCCCGTTGACGGCCGTCAGCCCTCCGGtgatggcgccgttgccggcgACGAAGGGGGCAAAACGGCCCGGCTCCCACGGTGGACGAGGCAAGAGATCCTGGTGCTGATTCAGGGCAAAAGAGTTGCGGAAAATCGGGTGAGGAGGGGGCGGGCTTCCGGGTCTGCGTTCGGGTCGGGTCAGATAGAGCCGAAGTGGGCGTCGATTTCGTCCTACTGCAAGAGGCACGGGGTGAACCGGGGGCCGGTCCAGTGCCGGAAGAGATGGAGCAATTTGGCAGGGGAttttaagaagataaaggagtggGAGTCGAAGATAAAGGAGGAGACCGAGTCGTATTGGGTGATGAGGAATGATTTGAGGAGAGAGAGGAAATTGCCTGGATTTTTCGATAGGGAGATTTATGATATTCttgacggcggcggcggcggagaggagGATGTGCTGCGCTTGGCCTTGGCGCCTGGGCCGGTGGCGGAGGCCGCGGACGAGGAGCCGGAGGCGTTGTTTGACAGCGGGCGGAGCACGGCGGCGGACGATGGGCTTTTCTCAGATTTCGAGCAGTCGGGTCAGGAGGAGACGGGTCGGAGCTCCGAACAGAACAGGGAGACTCCGGTTAAGGATATCCCCGCGCCAACGCCGATTTCAG TTGCAGAGAAACAATGTGGATCGTTTCGTCAAGAATCCCCTGGTCGAG GGAGAGATAAGGAGAAAGCAGGTGGTTCGGAAGGAAAGAATGAAGGAGGAAGGAAAAGAAAGCGATATGCAAGTGATGGAGGTGGAGAGAGCGAGGTTCACCACGAGCTGGTTGAAGCTTTGGAGAAAAACGGACGATTGCTGCAGTCGCAGCTAGAAGCTCACAACACTCATCTTGAGTTGGATCGAGAGCAGCGAAACGTCCATGTTAATAGCTTCATAACAGTCCTCAGTAAACTTGCCGATGCACTTGGAAGAATTGCAGACAAATTgtag
- the LOC121798439 gene encoding trihelix transcription factor ASR3-like isoform X2: MALEQLSLGTVPVDGRQPSGDGAVAGDEGGKTARLPRWTRQEILVLIQGKRVAENRVRRGRASGSAFGSGQIEPKWASISSYCKRHGVNRGPVQCRKRWSNLAGDFKKIKEWESKIKEETESYWVMRNDLRRERKLPGFFDREIYDILDGGGGGEEDVLRLALAPGPVAEAADEEPEALFDSGRSTAADDGLFSDFEQSGQEETGRSSEQNRETPVKDIPAPTPISEKQCGSFRQESPGRGRDKEKAGGSEGKNEGGRKRKRYASDGGGESEVHHELVEALEKNGRLLQSQLEAHNTHLELDREQRNVHVNSFITVLSKLADALGRIADKL; the protein is encoded by the exons ATGGCGCTAGAGCAGTTGAGTTTAGGCACGGTGCCCGTTGACGGCCGTCAGCCCTCCGGtgatggcgccgttgccggcgACGAAGGGGGCAAAACGGCCCGGCTCCCACGGTGGACGAGGCAAGAGATCCTGGTGCTGATTCAGGGCAAAAGAGTTGCGGAAAATCGGGTGAGGAGGGGGCGGGCTTCCGGGTCTGCGTTCGGGTCGGGTCAGATAGAGCCGAAGTGGGCGTCGATTTCGTCCTACTGCAAGAGGCACGGGGTGAACCGGGGGCCGGTCCAGTGCCGGAAGAGATGGAGCAATTTGGCAGGGGAttttaagaagataaaggagtggGAGTCGAAGATAAAGGAGGAGACCGAGTCGTATTGGGTGATGAGGAATGATTTGAGGAGAGAGAGGAAATTGCCTGGATTTTTCGATAGGGAGATTTATGATATTCttgacggcggcggcggcggagaggagGATGTGCTGCGCTTGGCCTTGGCGCCTGGGCCGGTGGCGGAGGCCGCGGACGAGGAGCCGGAGGCGTTGTTTGACAGCGGGCGGAGCACGGCGGCGGACGATGGGCTTTTCTCAGATTTCGAGCAGTCGGGTCAGGAGGAGACGGGTCGGAGCTCCGAACAGAACAGGGAGACTCCGGTTAAGGATATCCCCGCGCCAACGCCGATTTCAG AGAAACAATGTGGATCGTTTCGTCAAGAATCCCCTGGTCGAG GGAGAGATAAGGAGAAAGCAGGTGGTTCGGAAGGAAAGAATGAAGGAGGAAGGAAAAGAAAGCGATATGCAAGTGATGGAGGTGGAGAGAGCGAGGTTCACCACGAGCTGGTTGAAGCTTTGGAGAAAAACGGACGATTGCTGCAGTCGCAGCTAGAAGCTCACAACACTCATCTTGAGTTGGATCGAGAGCAGCGAAACGTCCATGTTAATAGCTTCATAACAGTCCTCAGTAAACTTGCCGATGCACTTGGAAGAATTGCAGACAAATTgtag
- the LOC121798439 gene encoding trihelix transcription factor ASR3-like isoform X3, which produces MALEQLSLGTVPVDGRQPSGDGAVAGDEGGKTARLPRWTRQEILVLIQGKRVAENRVRRGRASGSAFGSGQIEPKWASISSYCKRHGVNRGPVQCRKRWSNLAGDFKKIKEWESKIKEETESYWVMRNDLRRERKLPGFFDREIYDILDGGGGGEEDVLRLALAPGPVAEAADEEPEALFDSGRSTAADDGLFSDFEQSGQEETGRSSEQNRETPVKDIPAPTPISGRDKEKAGGSEGKNEGGRKRKRYASDGGGESEVHHELVEALEKNGRLLQSQLEAHNTHLELDREQRNVHVNSFITVLSKLADALGRIADKL; this is translated from the exons ATGGCGCTAGAGCAGTTGAGTTTAGGCACGGTGCCCGTTGACGGCCGTCAGCCCTCCGGtgatggcgccgttgccggcgACGAAGGGGGCAAAACGGCCCGGCTCCCACGGTGGACGAGGCAAGAGATCCTGGTGCTGATTCAGGGCAAAAGAGTTGCGGAAAATCGGGTGAGGAGGGGGCGGGCTTCCGGGTCTGCGTTCGGGTCGGGTCAGATAGAGCCGAAGTGGGCGTCGATTTCGTCCTACTGCAAGAGGCACGGGGTGAACCGGGGGCCGGTCCAGTGCCGGAAGAGATGGAGCAATTTGGCAGGGGAttttaagaagataaaggagtggGAGTCGAAGATAAAGGAGGAGACCGAGTCGTATTGGGTGATGAGGAATGATTTGAGGAGAGAGAGGAAATTGCCTGGATTTTTCGATAGGGAGATTTATGATATTCttgacggcggcggcggcggagaggagGATGTGCTGCGCTTGGCCTTGGCGCCTGGGCCGGTGGCGGAGGCCGCGGACGAGGAGCCGGAGGCGTTGTTTGACAGCGGGCGGAGCACGGCGGCGGACGATGGGCTTTTCTCAGATTTCGAGCAGTCGGGTCAGGAGGAGACGGGTCGGAGCTCCGAACAGAACAGGGAGACTCCGGTTAAGGATATCCCCGCGCCAACGCCGATTTCAG GGAGAGATAAGGAGAAAGCAGGTGGTTCGGAAGGAAAGAATGAAGGAGGAAGGAAAAGAAAGCGATATGCAAGTGATGGAGGTGGAGAGAGCGAGGTTCACCACGAGCTGGTTGAAGCTTTGGAGAAAAACGGACGATTGCTGCAGTCGCAGCTAGAAGCTCACAACACTCATCTTGAGTTGGATCGAGAGCAGCGAAACGTCCATGTTAATAGCTTCATAACAGTCCTCAGTAAACTTGCCGATGCACTTGGAAGAATTGCAGACAAATTgtag